ttcttcaccacaattacctTTGCATTATTTGGTACAACTCAAATatttttgttttaaagtttgaaaacttttgttgtttgtctttattttaaatttgaatttgaatcgtttttgaactaacacgagattagcaacagtaattgaggTGACGTGACATTATagtgtaactatccgggcgtcacactgcctctcctcccctccaaccaatatatatgtggagggggcaccgctagaacacacaacaaacattgttagccgtgtgtggcgcccccttcatagtttacgcctccgtcatattcacgtagtgcttaggcgaagccctgcacagatcacttcatcatcatcgtgaccatgccgtcgtgttgacggaactctccctcgacactttgctgggtcAAGAGTTCAAGGcaggtcatcgagctgaacgtgtggaaaactcggaggtgtcgtacgttctgtacttgatcggtcggaatgagaagaagttcgactacatcaaccgcattgtcaaacgctttcgctttcggtctacgagggtacgtggacacactctccccctctcgttgttatgcatctcctagatagatcttacgtgagcgtagaattttttttgaaattgcatgttacgttccccaacaataagctcATCTCATTTTGCTGAAATCTGGTTCAAAAAAGGTGAAACAGATTATATATCTGTACAGCTCATGCATAAGAAGCCAACTTGATGTACATGCGGTTGGGAGAGAATAAAAGAACAACATTGACTCCAAGTTATATATATGTAAGCACTGAATGTACAAATAATTAATATGTTTAGGACAAAGTGCCCTCTAAATTAGTATCAGGACGCTTCAGTTTAAGATGAATTCAGTGGAAATTCTACACAACTATTGGCCCTTTTAACTATACTCATAACAAACTGACCGATGCTTTGGCGATGCACATTGGACCTGGAGGTAGAGAGTGCAAAATACATATGCCTGAATCTGGATAAACTGTAGTGCTGAAGGTAATACTTTCAATCACACTCATAAAGAGGGGCTTCAGCACACAAAGGCATATGCTAATGTTGTTGGACTCAAAGTCAGATATGCATTATTTTGAATGTTTTGCTTTTTGTAGAACTGGAAAGAGCGTTGTTATGCAAACTTTGTACCAGGTAGCGTAGTCTAAGGTATGCACATCCCGTCCAACTGGGATATGAGGTTTGAACACTCGTTGCTCAATTTATTTTACACTCATGTTTCTTGCTCCCTTTTTAACAGATGATAACCATGCGACAACTTTACACCCACACGGCATGTTGGGTAGATGTTTATGTAGAGGGTACCTATGTCAGGACCGCATTTCGTTAATATTTTTATGCACCGGACAGTAGCAAAGGCATTTCTCAAGCTTGAGGACAGTTGTGGTACAAGACTAGGTGCAATTTAATCCAGTGAATAGTTTTATCAATAGTTATAGTAGTACATTAAGATGTTGGTATTATATGCATTGTTTGACTTTGCTAAACATTTATTTGAACAAAATTTCTGCCAAACTTGTAAATGTATTTGATTGAACGAAAAAACTAACGTCCACACGTGTGGTATCTTGCACATCGCTCGCACGCcttcatcaccactcattttgccacgtatgaacagatgaTATCAGCAGGAATCTTTTTGATTTTCAgctaaaaatgttttatctcttaattaaaaatcaaattaaaaatccgttttcgcCATTAAATCGGTCTCGATgaaatcttcaaaactagatctcatgttgatatgtttcgatgatttttttttttgcccaaaagttacggtgatgtttacactatagttgtcatagtgcttaaactaaaattgccatgtgaCAATTTTAGTTTGTATAGCATGGAAATTTTAGTTTTTTGTTGATGGCAATTCCAGTAGTTTGACCATCAAAATTATTaatcatggcaattttaagtgcgtgtatcatggcaactttagtttatggttcatggcaagtctagtttcttaattcccgacttataatatgtcaaaatttatttTTCAATGTAGAAggaaatagctgaaacatatcatggcaacttcagtgtaaacatcatgtcaattcatgtgcaatagacatgacaacttttaatccaaaaaaattcatcaaaatatattgatatgagatttagtttcgaagatctcgtcgcagGGAATTTAGTGGTGcaaacggattttcaatcggattaTTCATTTAACAGATGaaacattttaaaaactaaaaatctaaaaagattctcacatgcatgcatgcggtgacatggcgCAGTCTATGTGTTATAGGACGTGTGGACGGGTTTGACTCCCATCACACGTATGGACGTTAGCGTTGTCCTTGATTGAAACATTTGAAGTAGAATCAATGATCGTTTAATCAGACACTCTTTAAAAATTGAGCAATCTAGTATATATTTTTCTCTCTttattgcaacgcacgagcatgttTAAGCAAAATACAGAAGCTTGCGCATGTCCCCCGTGGAAGGTTGGCTGGTGCAGATGGCGGAAGTACCTGGGCTGAAGGGCCGTTCCGAATTTGCCGACAGATACACGATCAGGCACGCAAAGACCGCGTTCCCACGCCGTGGAGGTGCGCAGCCTGGCACCAGACAAGACGCATGCGGCCTTCGCACAGGCCAGGCGAGGCGACCATCGTCGGCGGTGGCGTCACGCGGCCGGGCGCGGGAACGCTCCGTGCGGGACCAAACGAGCCAACATCGTCGGCTACGGCGCTATGAACCGTGTCAGCCCAGTCACGATCGCCGTGTGTCCCGCGCCCCCGCCGCACACACATCAGCGGGCCTTCTAGAACCAACCCCGATATTGCGGCCCACACTCGCCGACGGGGTGGGCCCACGCGTCATAACCCAGGATTCCTCGCGTCGGCGTGCGTATATAGATCTCAGCCCAGGCCCCAGAGAGACACAGGACGTGTACCCCAAGAACCAGAGAGCCAACCAACCCAACCCCTGAGCATCTCCGGCCACGCATCGGCTAAGCACACGCAAACAGCCGCCCCCACGATACTCACGAGGCTCCTTCCCCTCCGTGCGCTCTCTTGTTTCCCCCATCCCATGGCCACCCCAACCACGACGCCGGCGACGATGCGGGCCGTGCAGTACGACGCCTGCGGCGGAGGCGCCGCCGGCCTCAAGGTAAAGAGTTACTATTCGCGGTAGCGGGTCGAAGCTTTTTAGTATGCTTTGTGTTCTGGTCGGCGCGCGAGATTGGTACGTTGGTGCTAAGGATGATTTGGCCGATTCACTGGCTAATTGACTACAGTTAGTACAAAGTATTAGAGTATATATGTTAGTTTTTTCCAGGGAACCCCTTGGTGGTGGAGATCGCAGTCAGTTCACCTGAATCCTTTCTTTTGAATTGTTTTTCATGGCAAGACAAGTAGTCAAGAAGCTAGCTTGCTTACTCAAGTAATAGAACTTTGCTCTAGCGGCTTTTGCTGTATAATTTGTGATGGGCTATTGAGTATTTTAGTGGTTTCTATGGTGGTGATGTGTTACACTAGCTAGATTGATATATTCTCTCTTTCTCGTGTCTACTTGGCTTTAGGAGTGGTTAAGATGTGTTACAGTGGAATTAGTTAAATAGGTCGCACATACCTGCTGTGGGATGCTCGGAAAAGCACTGCACAATAGTTTTTGTATTGTGACCCATGAGTCAGCACCCCTGGATCCCAAACATATTCCGATGACGAGTCAGTcggaaatttattatttgaaagtTGCACATGTCTGGTGTTAGATGATTGGAAAAGCACCGGAGATGATTGAGATGACCAAGTCAGTTGTGTGAGCTCTGATTGTGAGTCAATCGGTCAACAGGGGATTCTTTTCACAAGAACCCTATTTTAGACTAGAGATCTGCCTGACAGCTTGATGCTTATACTGCTTAATTAATTAACAAACAAATCAAATtagtttgttttaaaaaaaacaaagGAGAACAGTAAACATAATATTTCCTTCTTCCATGAAGATGAACCAGTAGAACCTATAAACCTGTGATTCTGACATCTCTCTAATGCAGCATGTAGAAGTCCCCGTCCCTTCTGCAAAGAAGAATGAGGTCCTGCTGAAACTGCAAGCTGCAACCATCAACCCAGTTGACTGGAAGATACAGAAAGGGGACTTGAGGCCTCTGCTGCCTCGTAGACTGCCTTTTATCCCAGGTAACTATCCTCATTCATAGTGCCACTGCATGGATGCTAGCCATTTTCTATCAACCATGGATTCTGTTTGGAGGCTTCCTATGTATAGAGAGCAAAATAGCACCAAGCGTAGTTATGAGAACGTTATTTGATCATGTCAGTCTTGCTATGTTATTTTGTTCTTCACCTTTAACAACTATCCAGGATGTCTCTTATCTGATAATCAGCTTATGATAAAGATagcatatatgtgtgtgtgtttgtgtgtgttggtCAATTCATGAAACAACTTGCTGATAGATGCATCTCTTCTCTACTGCTCCTCTTCTTGCAGTGACTGATGTTGCAGGAGTAGTTGTTGATGTTGGTCCTGGAGTGAAAGGTCTCACAGCGGGTGATCAAGTCGTCGCCATGTTGAACTCTTTTGTGAGTGAACTTCACTCATGACAACATATTTCCATGTTTGTCATCTTCATACTTAGAAAGAAGATGATTTCAGAACAAATCCGCTTCTTTAAAAGAAACAATATTGCTGTAAGCTCGTTAATGTGACAATGTCTTTGCTGTTACAGAACGGAGGTGGACTGGCAGAGTATGCTGTAGCATCCGCAAACCTGACCGTCAAAAGGCCAGCTGAGGTTTCTGCAGCTGAGGGTGCTGGGCTTCCCATTGCTGCAGGCACTGCGCTCCAGGCACTAAGGTCCATTGGTGCCAAGTTTGACGGCACCGGCAAGCCATTAAACGTGTTGGTCACCGCTGCCTCTGGCGGCGTAGGCCTGTACGCGGTGCAGCTTGCAAAGCTAGCGAACCTTCATGTTACCGCCACCTGCGGCGCACGCAACATGGATCTTGTGAAGAGCTTGGGCGCAGACGAGGTGATGGACTACAGGACCCCAGAGGGGGCGAGCCTGCAGAGTCCCTCCGGCAGGAAGTACGACGGCGTGGTTCACTGCACCGTCGGTGTCAGCTGGTCGTCTTTCCAGCCATTGCTCAGTGATGCCGGGCGAGTGATCGATATCACCCCCAACTTCTCGGCCATCCTCACATCTGCGCTGCACAGGATGACATTTTCCAAGAAGCGCCTGGTGCCCCTGCTCCTGTCGCCCAACAAGGCGGACCTGGAGTTATTGGTTGGGTTGCTCAAGGAAGGCAAGCTGAAGACGGTGGTCGACTCGAAGTTCCCGTTGAGCGAGGCAGACAAGGCGTGGCAGAGCAGTATCGATGGCCATGCCACTGGTAAGATTGTCGTTGAGATGGAGAGCTGATCGTCGTCAATGCTTCCTAGTATTAAGGACTTGCATACAGACGGTGGACGTGAATACTTAGATGTAATCATACAGACTAGTCACTTGTGCGTTTGTTTATTGGGTGATGGTTCGTTTATTCAGTTTATATTATATTATATCTTACAGTATATTATTAAAAGGGTATTGAGAACTATGAGTTGCAAAAAACTGTATGGCTATCGGTAAACAATAGCATTGTGCTGTCAAAAATACAGTTCGCTCTTTGCTGATGCTTTGTGCAACCACCACAAAGTGCTGCAGTGGTCATCTGTTGGCCAGAATTCAGAATCACCTTCAGTTTTTCTCGATCCAAACAAAGAACCATTAACCTCTGCAGAAGAACAAATCACATACTGAGAGCCCAAAGCAGAACAGTAGGGGCGTAGGGCGTCTCTTGAATATAGCAGACCAAATTAGGAAGTTCAATTCTAACGCACAGGGACTGTGATGCCTTTTAGTCATTCCCATAAAAAGAGGTTTGGTGTACTAATTTTGAGCAACTCTAAACAATTACCCAACCAGTTAATAAAAACTGAAGTTGACTTGCACAGCAAATCAAGCTCGTGAGGATACGGAGTAAACTACTGTACTCCGTCTTGTGCGAATCAGGTGACCTAGTTTATAAATAATCAAAAAGGCTAAAAATATGACATCAGATTTTAGATTGTGGCAAATCAAACTTTTTTATCAAGTTATGTCGTGGGATGACAATTTTTTAAAGCAAGCATTGCGTGCCATGCTTGCTTTAAAAAATTGCCATCCACACAACAACATAATTTGCCATGCTAAAAAATACTGATGTTCGAATCTTAACATAATATGTAAAGAAAATCCAACAACGCATCAGCTCAAAAGAATGCCAAAACTTACTAGGACTGCATCTGAATAGATTGTAATATTCTACAATTAGTAACCAATATCACCATTGCTTTCCTTGCCACAAAACAAGGAGAGCATCAATTTATGACCTGAATACGCTGACAACGACCGCACATGAACCCAGCTCACGACACACCATTTTTGTGAATCTTAGTACGTTCAACGACAATGAAATAGCAAACTTCTACCAACGCATAGCTACCAAACTCACTTTGCAGCTGCCCGGGCACCACCACGCCCACCGGTGCCAGAGTGATCAACCCGCTGGTAGCCAACATCACCTCCACGACCTGAGCCGCCTCTACCACCGCCTCTGCCTCCAAAATCAGATCGATAGTTGTTGTACTCGCCCCTTCCATAGCCTCTCCCTCCAGGGTAACTACCACGGCCTCTCATGCCTTCACCTCGGAAATTACCACCTCTACCCGGTGGAAACCTTCCCCTGCTACTACCTGAAGCCAGAAGAAAATAGCACATGTATCAATCAACTGAAGAAAAATGGCAGACACCCGTCATTAGTTTTTCAAGCAATACAGAAAATGTAGTTTGTCATATTTCAAATAAAAGTAGATTATGTACAAGCAAGGGTGGGTGCTTCAGTTTAGGTTTTAGCCACATGTGCATCAAAATAATTCAGCAATTAGATATATGTGCTTCATGTTCATCTCAGAAATTGTAATTTGTTCACAATGCACACAAAAATATGCAGAATACCAAAATGCAAAGTGGCAAGCAGTGGGCTGGAATAATATTTAATTCAAACTGGAAAAATGGAAGTGCTAATAATAATACATGTGAGATGAACACAAAAATATGTGCTTCATGTTCATCTAATAATAATTCAGCAATTAGATATATGTGCTTCATGTTCATCTCAGAAATTGTAATTTGTTCACAATGCACACAAAAATATGCAGAATACCAAAATGCAAAGTGGCAAGCAGTGGGCTGGAATAATATTTAATTCAAACTGGCAAAATGGAAGTGCTAATAATAATACATGTGAGccaaatatatactccctccgttcctaaatataagtctttggaaagattccactatggaccacatacggagcaaaatgagtgaatctacactctaaaatgcatctatatacatccgtatgtggttcatagtggaatctctacaaagacttatatttaggaacggagggagtagatatatatatacacatgtcAAACATTGAAACTTCAAGCATATCCTATATATATATGGAATTTCTCCCGAAAGACCAAAACCTTGTACATTCTTACAGTCAGGGTTGAGTTTGAACTTTCAGAAACATACCACGTGAACCAGGAGTTCTTTTTTCTTCGACGTGGCATGGTCGGTCATCAATCGTCACAGGAGAAGCCTTCAGAATAAGAGTTAATCAGATAAAATAAAAAAGCAAGTATGGAGCTTATGAAATTGATATGGGCAGTCATGGAAGTTGATTCTTTAAGAGAAGAAAATGAAATCAGAAGCACAACTAACAATCCAGGAACATGTGTGGTCCAAAATAAGCAGTGTAAACTTAATTGGAATCGGATTACTCCGGCAATGTAAACGGCATTACCAAAATAGGAAACTTGTTTGGCTTCAGCCACGGACTGTAACATAATCAATTCTTATCTTGTCTCTGGTATGCTCTGTTGGGTAAGATgcaacaaaagaagaagaaaatagatcTGGCATTGATTTAACCAACCCAATCAATAAAAGAAGTCCGATTGATCCAGCATCAATCTCACAAATAACAAAAAATGACCAAGCCAGCAGCACAGAAGAACGGAATCGAAGCAACCAAAAACCTGCACCCTCGGCTGATCCACCGCATCTACAGCAATGCCAGCTCCATGGCCTCCTCCCACCACCATGGCACAACCCAGTTCGTTCATAGCCATTCAAGTTCATGCAGGCGTCCTCACAGTAACGAATATCAGCGGTCGACACTGCTCTTTCCATGTTAGTGCTTCTCATATGGAGCGACGATGTCGCTGCTGCTTGgcggaaaagaggacagaggaagAGATCCAGGTGTAAGGGATGCGGTGAGTGGGATATGTGACGGAGGGGAAAGGGGATTGGGGTGCAGGACGAGAGACGAGCGATGCAGCATTTTCTGTTTCAGAATGAGGTGGGTGTAATCACACGTAAATAGAGGTGTTATCCAATTACATGGTATCCGTTTATAGCCCAACTGAACAAACATATGTAACAGACTCAAGTCATCAAAACTACAAACCAAACAAGATCTAGGATTAAGAGAGTGCGAGAACAAGTGGAAGCAACAATTAAATGTCAAGTCACATAGTAGCATATGACTAGAAATAATTATCGAACAAAAGAAAACAAGATACATTCCTCAAGAACCTTGTAAATTGAACACCAAAGAGCATGGAATAACATTCTCTACAGATAGTCAGATAGCGAACAACTCATGCATGTGTTAGGGGATTGAGAACAGGGTTTGAAAATCTCCAACTCACACATTCTCAAACTAAGTTGTAGCAGTACTTTTTTAACTATGTATACATCCATCATTCCTGCTAGCATGTCTATATTACGAGTAGGTGATACAAACTTTATCCACTAGTCAATAACTCCATACATCCATCCTTCCCTGGCGGGAAATCAAAGGCAACACCAATCTAATATACTTCCTGCTGCTCTCCATTTTCCATGATCATTTGGACCAGAAATCAAAGGCAGCAACAATCAAGTACATAAACACAATGAACTTGCTTTGTTTTTAGTAGTTTAGGTAAGACGAAGTTTAAAAAAGAGTTTCAAGGCAACAGGCATgtagaaggaaaaaaagagaagtAAAAGACTGCTATGCTCATGCTTGTATGGTTAAACACACATCTACTGATCTACATCATCCAAAACAAACTCACTACAGGCATTCCCATTAACTACACACAGATTATGTAACTAGAATAAAAATTGGAAAGTGTCCTGCAATAACAGAGAGCAAGCTGATGATTTAGTAGGTAGACTGAAATTACCGCTAGTGCACTTTGAACTGAGCTGGCATCCTCAAACTCTATGAAGCCATAGCAGAACCCTTGAATCTGTGTTTTCAATTGATAATACAAGAGAAGATATTACAAGTTATTTTACTGAAAAAGAAAAACTCATCATCATGTTGAGAGAAGAAAATGCACCTTGTGGCTTCTAACTTGGATACCATCATGTTTAATAGTACCAAATCTTTTGAACTCCTCTTCTAATTGGCTAGGTGTGGCATGTAAGGGCAGATTTTTGACATACACCGCAAGCGCATCAACTTCAAAAAATATTGTCAAGTATTTCTGTCAGATGCTAGTGTACTAAGAAGGTTTTCAATGCAATATTGGATTTAGATAATACCTTCTGGGTCTTGAATGTTGCTGCTCTCAGGATTAGGACTGAAAGTTGGAGGATCAACAGCCACAGACAGGGCAGGAGCAGGAGCTTGCTTCTCCGGTTTTGGTGGTGCAGGCCTGTAAGGAACTGCGGAATTTGGTGGCAGAACTGCTTTCATGACTTTGACCTGGAGCAAAACAATAATGCAAAGGTAATGAGAATCTCAAAAGGTGAATTCATAAGCGAACGTACATATCATCCGCAACATCAACAAGCTTCAAACAATTCCTCAACCAAAGGCACTAGATAGACAACAGTGATGTACATATAACATGTATTTCCATTCATATTCCCCGGCAAAAGATAAAAGTAAGAAAGCTCACTAATATTTATTGTGCTCTGTAGTATTTTCATTCCAGAATCAGTTAAGCAACAACAATAACCTTAAAAGTGAGACCATAGAAGCTTCATGTAAACATTTACTCTCCGGATTTTAATAAAGCATTAAAACCCCATAAAAATTTAATTACTGATTAAACATCTTCACGCAAGATTTCAATATATGCAGAACCTGTAAAGGACTGACAGTTATATCTTTTCATTTATGCTCAGATTTAGAGACTAAGAAATATAGTAATATACACAATTTAAATGTCAGAAATAGATGATTTAGATGAAAAATAACAGTTATCCAAAACCTACAATTGAAGCGTACGACTTCTTAGGGGCCTCGTCATGTGGTACAGGGGGAGCCGAAACCGGTATGGAGGCTGCTACATTATTTGGCACTTCATCTATGACCTCAGGAACCGGTGTTTCCTCCACAACAGGCACTTCCACGTCATTCGGTGGGTTGTAAACCTCCTCCTTGGGATCCTCATCCTCGTTGGTATGAGGAACAGACTCAGAGAGATCCGGCTCTGGCTGCGGCGAAGCCTCTACAAACAGGACAATGTGCAATTTAACAAAGGATCACGTGGTTCACAagtaaataaaaatatagatcaAGATGTTACACACAACGCACCCTGCTCGCGAGGCACACTCTCCACAAGGGCAACAGTACCATTTGCCAGGGCGGCAGCAGGGGCAACCACTGCATCCAACTCCGGTGCCGGCGGCTGCTGCTGAGGTGGCGGCAATGACTGGTCGGCCTCACCCTGCCCGACATAACGTAGTATGTCGTTGAGCACGAAGTAACCCTTCTCCTGCGGCGCAAGGAAGAAGGACTGCGCGAACTCGCGGCAGACGTCGTCCTTCCCTGTGAGGTGGCCCGTGACGAGCACGGTCACACCGCCACATAGCGACTCCTGCGCGTCCACCCCCCTGATCTCCGCCCGCGCGATGTCCATGGACATGATCTTCTCGTTAATCGCCTGCAAGAAGAAACCATTCAGAACCGCTGAGAAAGTCTACCAACATTCTAAGGCCCCCAGATGCCCAGATCTGAACCGAGGGAACAACGGACGGGGAGTGAGCGGTACCTCCATGGTGGTGACGGTGTCCATGTcggcgccggtggtggcggggcggccGATGCGGCTGGCCTCCTGGTAGAAGCGGAAGACGAGCTCCGGGGACTGGTGGAGGATGTTGTAGTACTGCTGCACGAAGGCGTTGCCCACCTGGAAGACGAAGACCGTACACGAATCGGGTCAGGGCAGATCGAGTCAGCTCGGCAACGGACGGATCGGGAGGCAGGGAGAGTCGCCAGCTTACCACTTGCGCCGGCGGCGTCGGTCCTGGCgccgcggcgggggcgggggcgggagcggcggcgggcggaggcgt
The window above is part of the Triticum aestivum cultivar Chinese Spring chromosome 2A, IWGSC CS RefSeq v2.1, whole genome shotgun sequence genome. Proteins encoded here:
- the LOC123189004 gene encoding chloroplast envelope quinone oxidoreductase homolog — protein: MATPTTTPATMRAVQYDACGGGAAGLKHVEVPVPSAKKNEVLLKLQAATINPVDWKIQKGDLRPLLPRRLPFIPVTDVAGVVVDVGPGVKGLTAGDQVVAMLNSFNGGGLAEYAVASANLTVKRPAEVSAAEGAGLPIAAGTALQALRSIGAKFDGTGKPLNVLVTAASGGVGLYAVQLAKLANLHVTATCGARNMDLVKSLGADEVMDYRTPEGASLQSPSGRKYDGVVHCTVGVSWSSFQPLLSDAGRVIDITPNFSAILTSALHRMTFSKKRLVPLLLSPNKADLELLVGLLKEGKLKTVVDSKFPLSEADKAWQSSIDGHATGKIVVEMES
- the LOC123189003 gene encoding nuclear transport factor 2 isoform X2, whose product is MAAPTPPPAAAPAPAPAAAPGPTPPAQVVGNAFVQQYYNILHQSPELVFRFYQEASRIGRPATTGADMDTVTTMEAINEKIMSMDIARAEIRGVDAQESLCGGVTVLVTGHLTGKDDVCREFAQSFFLAPQEKGYFVLNDILRYVGQGEADQSLPPPQQQPPAPELDAVVAPAAALANEASPQPEPDLSESVPHTNEDEDPKEEVYNPPNDVEVPVVEETPVPEVIDEVPNNVAASIPVSAPPVPHDEAPKKSYASIVKVMKAVLPPNSAVPYRPAPPKPEKQAPAPALSVAVDPPTFSPNPESSNIQDPEVDALAVYVKNLPLHATPSQLEEEFKRFGTIKHDGIQVRSHKIQGFCYGFIEFEDASSVQSALAASPVTIDDRPCHVEEKRTPGSRGSSRGRFPPGRGGNFRGEGMRGRGSYPGGRGYGRGEYNNYRSDFGGRGGGRGGSGRGGDVGYQRVDHSGTGGRGGARAAAK
- the LOC123189003 gene encoding nuclear transport factor 2 isoform X1; translation: MAAPTPPPAAAPAPAPAAAPGPTPPAQVVGNAFVQQYYNILHQSPELVFRFYQEASRIGRPATTGADMDTVTTMEAINEKIMSMDIARAEIRGVDAQESLCGGVTVLVTGHLTGKDDVCREFAQSFFLAPQEKGYFVLNDILRYVGQGEADQSLPPPQQQPPAPELDAVVAPAAALANGTVALVESVPREQEASPQPEPDLSESVPHTNEDEDPKEEVYNPPNDVEVPVVEETPVPEVIDEVPNNVAASIPVSAPPVPHDEAPKKSYASIVKVMKAVLPPNSAVPYRPAPPKPEKQAPAPALSVAVDPPTFSPNPESSNIQDPEVDALAVYVKNLPLHATPSQLEEEFKRFGTIKHDGIQVRSHKIQGFCYGFIEFEDASSVQSALAASPVTIDDRPCHVEEKRTPGSRGSSRGRFPPGRGGNFRGEGMRGRGSYPGGRGYGRGEYNNYRSDFGGRGGGRGGSGRGGDVGYQRVDHSGTGGRGGARAAAK